From Chryseobacterium sp. H1D6B, a single genomic window includes:
- a CDS encoding patatin-like phospholipase family protein, with the protein MKKTTILSLDGGGIRGIITCIILRYIEEQLQYHDKPSAKLGDYFDFVAGSSTGALIASIILSPDENRKAKYSIQKGLELYAERGGDIFQVSFWERLINPFGLLNERISQESLEKNLNDFFGHLELKELIKPCLITSYDIENRRAKLFNSWKANLSTDNFYVKDVCRATSAAPTYFTPVQIKSMYGQIFSLIDGGMFANNPGLCAYAEARKIPFAEVLKNHQKANHPTVNDMIIVSIGTGIESRSYPFKKLEKAGKIGWVTPIIDILMSSNAETVDYQLCQMFQTLGQRNQKNYYRLNPSLKNASPSMDNVRRSNIENLIQAGLSYIDDNREMLNQIVQKLIRNKI; encoded by the coding sequence ATGAAAAAGACAACCATTCTTTCTTTAGACGGCGGCGGAATAAGAGGTATTATTACCTGTATCATTTTACGCTATATAGAAGAGCAGCTTCAGTATCACGATAAGCCGAGTGCTAAACTTGGAGATTATTTTGATTTCGTTGCAGGAAGCAGTACAGGGGCTTTGATTGCATCTATTATTCTCTCCCCTGATGAAAACCGAAAAGCAAAATATTCTATTCAAAAAGGATTAGAATTATATGCTGAAAGAGGCGGTGATATATTCCAGGTTTCTTTTTGGGAAAGACTTATCAATCCGTTTGGACTGCTTAATGAAAGAATTTCCCAAGAATCACTTGAAAAAAACCTGAATGACTTTTTTGGACACCTCGAACTTAAAGAATTAATAAAGCCCTGCTTAATAACAAGCTATGACATTGAAAACAGAAGAGCCAAACTTTTCAATTCTTGGAAAGCCAATTTAAGCACCGATAATTTTTATGTAAAAGATGTCTGCAGGGCAACTTCTGCGGCGCCCACCTACTTTACTCCAGTACAGATAAAATCTATGTACGGACAGATATTCAGTCTTATCGACGGAGGAATGTTCGCTAATAACCCTGGACTCTGCGCGTATGCTGAAGCCAGAAAAATCCCCTTTGCTGAAGTATTGAAAAACCATCAGAAAGCTAATCATCCTACTGTAAATGACATGATCATTGTTTCTATAGGAACAGGAATTGAGTCTAGAAGCTATCCATTTAAAAAATTAGAAAAAGCCGGAAAGATAGGCTGGGTAACTCCTATCATCGATATTTTGATGTCATCGAATGCAGAAACCGTTGATTATCAACTCTGTCAGATGTTTCAAACATTGGGACAGCGAAATCAGAAAAACTATTACCGGCTAAATCCATCCTTAAAAAATGCTTCTCCTTCAATGGATAATGTAAGAAGGTCCAATATCGAGAACCTGATACAAGCTGGATTGAGTTATATTGATGATAACAGAGAAATGCTCAATCAGATTGTTCAAAAACTCATCCGAAACAAAATATAA
- a CDS encoding M15 family metallopeptidase: MDKVTLQRIEKLHPFVREEVKTIIKECDEALTGRAKIRITQGLRSFEEQEKLYAIGRLTTGKKVTNAKAGQSIHNYGLAVDICLMIDGKTASWDTAKDWDNDKVADWYECVKIFAKYGWDWGGNWKTFKDLPHFEKKNIQTKKGVVKTSWRTLSKMARDKDGYLVI, from the coding sequence ATGGACAAAGTAACCTTGCAGAGAATAGAAAAACTCCACCCCTTCGTAAGAGAGGAAGTAAAAACAATAATCAAGGAATGTGATGAAGCCCTTACGGGAAGAGCCAAAATAAGAATTACCCAGGGTTTGAGATCTTTTGAAGAGCAGGAAAAACTGTATGCGATAGGAAGGCTTACAACAGGAAAAAAAGTAACGAATGCCAAAGCCGGACAAAGTATTCACAATTATGGTCTTGCCGTCGACATCTGCTTAATGATCGATGGAAAAACAGCAAGCTGGGATACGGCAAAAGACTGGGATAATGATAAAGTGGCAGACTGGTATGAATGTGTGAAAATTTTCGCTAAATACGGCTGGGACTGGGGCGGTAACTGGAAAACCTTTAAAGATCTCCCCCACTTCGAAAAAAAGAATATCCAGACCAAAAAAGGAGTAGTAAAAACCAGCTGGAGAACACTTTCTAAAATGGCTAGAGATAAGGATGGATATCTCGTTATTTAA
- a CDS encoding DUF2589 domain-containing protein — protein MANLVQELNSLDFSVYIGGPMQAAVKAQHDASISQVNFIKEVGFVPAVPAVSGGAAAIPAQLRYVDFNYDKSVANPDQGKTLQQLKDEGKVPAAATVIPATINTVDPFIKSAVNLKVPFLSMLTIPALRIDEMTIDFNAKLNSVETQSVGSEFQGSASVSGKFWKVKFNASASYKKTNSSTSTTEKTYTLGVHVRAVNDELPAGLSRILDMLEDSITAI, from the coding sequence ATGGCAAATTTAGTCCAAGAATTAAACAGTTTAGATTTCAGCGTTTACATCGGAGGTCCTATGCAGGCAGCTGTGAAAGCACAACATGATGCTTCTATTTCACAAGTCAATTTCATTAAGGAAGTTGGTTTTGTCCCAGCAGTTCCTGCTGTCAGCGGCGGTGCAGCGGCGATTCCCGCTCAATTAAGGTATGTAGATTTTAATTATGACAAATCTGTTGCTAATCCAGATCAAGGTAAAACGCTTCAACAGTTAAAAGATGAAGGAAAAGTTCCTGCCGCAGCGACAGTAATTCCAGCTACAATAAATACTGTAGATCCATTTATTAAATCAGCAGTTAATTTGAAAGTACCCTTCCTTTCTATGTTAACAATTCCCGCGTTGAGAATTGATGAAATGACTATTGATTTTAATGCAAAACTAAACTCAGTAGAAACTCAAAGTGTTGGCAGCGAATTCCAAGGAAGTGCTTCTGTAAGCGGCAAGTTTTGGAAAGTGAAGTTCAATGCTTCTGCTTCTTATAAAAAGACCAACTCAAGTACATCTACTACAGAAAAAACATACACTTTGGGTGTACATGTAAGAGCTGTAAATGATGAACTGCCAGCTGGTCTGAGCAGAATCCTGGATATGTTAGAAGACAGCATTACTGCTATTTAA